A single window of Aythya fuligula isolate bAytFul2 chromosome Z, bAytFul2.pri, whole genome shotgun sequence DNA harbors:
- the TOMM5 gene encoding mitochondrial import receptor subunit TOM5 homolog — protein MFRIEGLGPKMDPEELRRKMRRDVLASVRNFLIYVALLRITPFILKKLDGV, from the exons aTGTTCCGCATCGAGGGGCTGGGGCCCAAGATGGACCCGGAGGAGCTGCGGCGGAAGATGCGCCGCGACGTCCTCGCCTCCGTGCGCAACTTCCTCATCTACGTGGCGCTGCTGCGGATCA ctcCTTTCATCCTGAAGAAGCTGGACGGTGTATGA